ttattaaaaaatgaacttaatttaaaaaggaaatattttctcacaataactttttttttataaacaaaacatttcactcaatatttattacatagtaatttcttattcttattctgtaataaattataacaacattataaataacaatattattttaaaaccaaataaaaagaaaatcagtaaatagatgaataattatatgaatatctatattatttaatttcaaaaaaaaaaaaagaatacttgcagttgaaaatttatgaaatgttccatatttataagtaaagcttaaaatgtaatataatcttttataaaaaaaatacttagtaGTCCATATActgaaaccaaaaaaaaaaacataatatacttttgacatgtattcaatttaaactataaataataatattcaatataattcaaaaacattatttgtgggAGACACTGAACtcttgcgtatattatattatacacactgcaataacattttcaaatacaatgttttagataaatatgaattcaacTTACTATTAGTACAGtattactaaaagtaaaatagattacatagataacaataacaaaaacttaCCTCAATATTTACTAAGTGATATAGGCTGAAAGACTGTACTTGcatagaaacatttttatgcacAATGATAtaccattgaattcaaatttgaaatatccACTCAGCGCCTACCATACAGCAGAGCAATACTCACTTGACCACCTTTTTATTctacattttcattataagaGTAGATGTTTCTGTTGGTATTtggtaagtatattaaatttaattagtaaacaTGATAAGAGATTTACCACAGAATGGTAGTTATAgttgtcaaaataattattttatgacacATAAAGGTAGTTCTAAACTGATGAAACTACACTGGTCACTACCTAATCGGACtggaaaaatgtatgataaaatatattgctttGTAGGAAAATGATTGGTCCAACTAAATATTGCACTGatcgtttgtttttatttccataaatatattttttaacataaaaagtttggtataattcttaatttaatttctttgaaATATGGATTTTACTTTCAGTTTtgaataagataaatataaatgcataaaaaaaacccaaatttaattctatttaattctaattttattcttgAATATGTAATTCAAACACTACATGTATTTCTAATTCTACGACATTAGTAAtactacaaattacaattgcaATTAATCGCTTACACTGTAAGAAAACTAACatgaaattacataaatataaatgcatataaataagaaTCTAAATTTAGTTCtaattaattctaattttattcttgAATATGTAATTCAAATACTACATGTATTTCTAATTCTACGACATTAGTAAtactacaaattacaattgaaATTAATCGCTTACACTGTAAGAAAACTAACatgaaattacataaatataaatgcatataaataagaaTCCAAATTTagttctaattaattataattttattcttgaaTATGTAATTCAAATACTACACGTATTTCTAATTCTACGACAATAGTAATACTACAAACTACAATTTCTGTTAATAGTCTAAGACTGTaagaaaattaacataaaattaaacgccatattatattctttgcacatacatacatgcatacatacatacatatatattatatacacattgacatgtatatatatataatatgtgtaagtatactgtatatatataaaacaaaaaaaacttatttcatatttaaagtatattaatttttcttcttatTTGTTGTACATTTTGGACAAAACCATTTTCCCTTTGGCTTGGTAGTCAATTTGACACATGCAAAGTGAAACCATTCAATAggacactaaaataaataaaaggaaacgattaaaaaaaaaattatacaaatacaaaacattgaaacaatatttacaattagaattgaatgtttataattgtttaatggtcacaatattaaataaatgtccgTGTAAGTGggttatacataggtatataattattaaattataatttgtatgcttACATCGGGATTATCACAGCCTATCATTTCACCATAGGAAACTTGGTTGCACAAACAGTATGTTGGTTCATTTGGATCAACAGGCATGTCCAATACTTCAGGGGAGTGTTTAGCTCCAGCAGTAACTAATGCACCAGTAAGGGGGGCAGTCTTTAATGCAGCGCTGGCTACACTTTTTGTAGGGTGTTTCGGATTATTGACAACACTGACCGAAGATGTTTTGCTCGGTCCCGCACtcgacatttttgaaaatcctgaaaaatgttggtaattattataattattatacttaaacaagACTCAAATAATGCTGTCCATAAACCTTTCTTAGGTAGTTTCTTATTCGATATTTTGTAACGAGCCGCTTCTTCATTACTTGTAATCTTCAACCAAATTTCACTGCCTCTATTCTTCTTACGTCCACCTGAAACACGCATAAAGAAATAGTCAAATACAAtggtatcataataaaatatttttcagaacaCTTACGTTTTACTTCCTctgcattttttttagcatCAATGGCTCTGTCTTGAATTTCAGATTCTAAGCGAGCCAAGTTTGGATCCAACTCCCTAATACTTTTATCCACCTGTAAGGTACAATAGAGTAGAACAGTTCTAGCATTACGTGAAATCTTCAAAATCAACATACCATTTCATAAGTTTGAATAGACAATTGAACTTTATCATCGctgtattcttttattttgtcaaatttaCGTTGCATGATagctctattttttttatttcccgaGTACAGATTGATATTCGACATAAAGTGGTCCGCCATTTTGTCGATGTCGCGCATCTCTTCCCGAGCTCTCGAGTCGAGATCTCGCAACAAAGTTAAGTTTCGTAGCAACTCAATAGGAAGATTCTCCAAAGCTAAAATATCATTCTATTagtatttcattgaaattcaaaaccgAAACAGAACTTACATTCAAGATACTGATCAAGGTACGGTGCTGAtgccattattgttattttgtggTGTAGGTAGTCGAGAATTATAGTAGAAAAGAGTAAATAAAACACGACTGTTAATGAAAACGTGaaattttttgtgtttaatcAACTGTTAGAATACGAATTGTGCACTAGAAATTTCTTTTGCTGAGCTTCGGTTTTCGGCGCGACGTGCGTTCACAAACAAAGAACAGATAcgaacacacacacaataaattttatggGGACGCTACACCCAAAACGAAACGTATCGCTCGATAGATGGCGGTCCGCGCGTATCGACGCTTCCTCGGTAGGCTGTAGCCTCATCCAATGTCTAGGTGACGAGGTCTGCGCGTTGTAGTCGCGGTTCTGTGGGAGAGGGGTACGTAGAGGTACGTTGTTATTTCACAAACGGTCGTATGGAACGCTTAGCATCAACGCAATCGATCGTtgcgtaaataataatgtcgtCCATAATGTGTTTCGTATGTACTGCGCTTGACCAAATAGTTGTCATGGTAATTCGTGTACTAGCACACAGCGCCCTCACTCCTTTTGCGAGTCACAAactatttcttaaattaagcTCccgtttacttaaataatattttcattacacaGACCATACGATGTATTGTACAGCATAGTtcgaattacatttataacctaattgctttttaaaatacttggaaaataatacatgtagctattatggttaaatatattttttaataaacgtgttgcgtttttacattataacttataactgacCAGAAGAAGTGCTTTtcgtaaaaaagtattaacctCCTTTGACCTGTATAGAAAAATGTGGCGTGCACATAgcgtaaacattataaatatattgtttgtgaTTGTtccattgaaatatttattatatcctaACGTACCCGTCgaccaatttttaattaacacatAAAAATTCCCATTAACTATGAGTTTATATAATTGGGAATTTGGGAAAAACAATCAAAGAGTTAAGAAGACGTCGCAcatgcatgtgttgtctccttTTTACACACACGTACGACATGGACAAAACGCGTTTACGCAGACTGAGTAATACTTGCTCTATTTTGGTTCTtgagtaaatatacctattataaaatgaaaagatGACAATATTTTGGAGGGCAAGACGATgatatttttccattattcCTAATATATCGTTCACtatatcaaaaatttcaatatatttaaataacctttaacttttaagaattataatttttttctaaaaaaaaccatcGTATTGACCTCCAAAATAATgtcatcttttaattttataattggtatatttactctagaaCTAAAATTTATAGGTAGATTgactataattttgataaaatcgatttcttaatttttttttttaattcaaaaacaaataatagcaaacttgaaatttttaccaaatgtttaatatatagcgcctcataagttgtttatttctcaattaaaaaatatcaagtctactgtcacaatatattttttatgtgtttaaagttaaaatgttgactAAATCCATAAAAACcacgaaaattattaaatttattttattttgtagataatttattaattcataacaatttttgtttctatatctaaaatttaaaaatttaattcaaggtTCAAcctatatatgaaaaaaaataatactggaGTATTAGACATTTGATATATACccttaaactaattttttatcttcaaaaataaataaataataacagcaGCTAAGTTGTTaccaaatgtttttattattattttcattattacataatacaattgttgAGATGATActcttattgatttatttattgacataagatatttataatttttttatatttttatttataattgttgacTAAACATTATTAGCTTGGTATAAACTAAAACtgcttgaaaattgaatacaagatTCCgcaatatagatttataaaaaatctttttgtaTCCCAGCTCTGAAACTTTCccttattatatctatagtttttattaatcaaatgcAAGGCACGGATTATATATGTGcccgtaaaaaaaattttatttttaattaaaattttttattattttataaaaataaaactacagtttctataatttattagttttcatttatcttaatatatttaaaaataattttttcttgtttttagagaagctaattttttgataatatattttctagtgATAACATCCTTAGaggatttgaattatttttgtattgaagTACCTAATTCTGTAGTTGTTTATTATGCGAGACGGTTTAGAAAATGCTTTATTTTTGTCTATGAATTGATAACTAAttcaattaacaattttattaacaaacaataagtttttatttatatttaaaacattgtgAAGTCAAAAAGgtctataattattctatGAATAAACTTCCGTATGCGgtaacctataaattatacctaccgACTGGGTAGGTACCTCAAACCTTATCAGTGTCTACTAATTGTGACCAACAGTAAAAGTATCTTCCAATTGTagtgaaaaattgttttgggtACGGGTACCTATACGTATTTTCCATTTCACCCGGGCGAAATTAAAAAGAGCTGCACCATCACCCGCCACCCTATATCGAGTGGGATGGTTTCTATCTTTATCGATTAGAAGGCCGAGAACTCTCGTTTTTCGTCTCACGCAAAATTGTCATGACTAGCTATAGAGGACCttttttctatgtatttttgtattgattaAGTATGCTGCAAGTGTCTACTGGCAACTCACATTGTGAGCAGCTCgctttattgaaaataaaagttgtttCTCTttctactatttatataaactaaaaatataaaaattaaattaactacacAGAATGAgataaccattatttttaaataccgcAAATCATGCCAAATGTACCTTTTCAGTTTGTCGAAAATGCTTTAGCGTCATATTGATATATACCTTTTTTATTAGCAcgatagttatatattatattgcaggtAGCGTCATAAATTCGGCGCAATTAACGAATACCAAATGTTCaacgtataaaaattatatggtaATTGTTACCGTATAAAGTAGCGAAAGGTTAAAGAACTCTAAATTAGATATGACACATGAATAAGTTAACTCTGGATtttcgatataatttttttttttaactattgtgtttatattatgatttttcataactatatttatgtatatagccAGGTAAGTAGCAAATAAATGTGAACGTATAGTACACATTATAGTTCTCTCGCGAAGTCAAAAGgtctataattattctatGAATAATCTTCCGTATGCGgtaacctataaattatatctaccGACTAGGTACCCAGGTAGGTACCTCAAACCTTATCAGTGTCTACTAGTTGTGACCAACGGTAAAAGTATCTTCCAATTGTAGTGACAAATTATTTTGGGTACAGGTACCTATACGTATTTTCCATTTCACCCGGGCGAAATTAAAAAGAGCTGCACCATCACCCGCCACCCTATATCGAGTGGGATGGTTTCTATCTTTATCGATTAGAAGGCCGAGAACTCTCGTTTTTCGTCCCACACAAAACTGTCACGACTAGCTCGCAACAACATAGCGGGTACAGTCAGAACTAGGGATCAAAATTTccgagaaaaaaaatggatCATAGAAAAAGTTATTGGGTaacattagttttatttaaaatttccaattataccaataaataatgatagataataattataatatataaattattaatacactataaagtataaatcatcattactattatttaaagtctGCATAGTGAATGAATGTTGCAGActctatatttcatttatcaatattattttattgtatatttttctatacatcTACGGACAAAACAATTTTGGTTGTATAAATCATCACATTTTTACAGACACttaatactacattttttaatcgtcAAATTTGTATAGACACTTTAaactttacttttaataatatattttttaattctaaacaaaaatcagcaaaaacaatatctttaatgataccaatatttatacataattatattgccAGTTCGAAGTCTGTAAAATGAGAAggaaaatatagattttgcAAAAAAAGTCTCAGGTGTAAATTacgtatgaataaaaattatttcggtataggtattaggcatacatacaaaattatacccAGGCcgcaataaatttatgtatgtacaaaatatacctGTACcgcaatttacaaaaaaaattaaaaatgagacGCAATTTATAGCGACCCAATAGCTTAACTAAAAGTGATAGGGGATGGTTACCACTCAATGTCAGTGGGTTGTCCTACACTCTCCACCATGCAGTAATATAGTCCCCTCCCCATTCACCGCAACAATACTTAGCTTGAAGCGATGATGGCAGTGGTGGTGGTAATGGCATTGAATTAAAACCGTAGTTAAGGCTTAGTCAGACCTAGGGACAcaaaagcaaaataaatacgaaaaaatgataatctcattattatttatctattataatatcaataatataaaatatacattacatacaaTCTAaccgtttataaaatatacacataaatatgtattgataGATAGGTAACCTTTTCTCATTATCATAATCCAATATAAATAAGattgtttagttttaaaaaaatgaaaatatctagtaggtatttaaaaaattgtcatttccatttgttggtttttattttttatcgattcaatttgaattcaaatattgtaaaaacataaGTTTGTTGTCACATtcgaaaaacattaattaaaaaaagatatcgaattaatattcaaacgtcttttttgtaaaaaagttGGGTGTGGGGtggattaattatttacaagggaggtaatatgttataatggtTAGGACCACAGGTGTGCCTCGCTACGGCTTCGCATTAAAAAAAGCGAATACGTGATGGTGGCCTTCGCAAGGGGCGGTCGTGAGCGCAGCTGTACATTAGCTGTACATTGTATGGCAGCGCTTGCGCATTGTTCTCTTCTAAGCTGCGGTCCCGTTTGCAAATTTTATACGCCGCCACCGCTATCGATCGATGTCATGGTTAGTCAGCTGACGAAAAAAACAGTGTTGTTCACTACTTGTTGAAGTAGGTAAAATTACGGTTATATATTTTCCTGCCTGATAATCGTGACTTAAACTGAGAAAGAATGAGATACTGATAGTTCTTGGTTGACGGTGAGTCGAGAACTCGTGATGTTATTCAACAACGATACAAACATGGCCAAAGTGTGTAGACGATGGGTACGTCTCATTCGCTACACCATCTCCTACTGGGATTAAGTGGTCCCTGGATTCGCCAAACCCGTAGTGATAATACTGATAATTACTTCGCTCTCCTCTGAgaggattataataatacctcctaaattcaattattttataaattcgagataactttaaaattattgttgactTTGTTTATTGGTAGTAACTACATGATAATACAAATTCGGTGTAATTGATAgtcataacttttaattttcgagGTAAATACTGCAACCATAAGAGCTTTTCGTATTCGTAAACATAATCAGTGGCGACCCTAGAGTTTGATTCTGGGTGAGGGGTGTTGGCCATATACatcacttaatttttttaaaaatattttatagtatatttatttaaattagtgcCATATATTACCAGTATTAATCATTagtgcaaaatattatataaaataaatatatgtataataattacattttataaaacgaattctaattttcgatttttatttttagaaaatctaTCTATAACTTTGTGTcatattttttggtatatGTGCTCTTAAAAAAACCCTGACCAGTTCCCAGTGACTGCGTAGTTGCCGCAGATTTAATGTAACACTTTCATTTGGAACAGTTTCTACAGCTAACAAATTTTCTGAACATAGTGTGCATTGTGATCGAGAGTATAACTGTTTTAACACtcctgtaattataatttgtaggtaggtaaatacaaaataacttgtattatttaaatttatcttaccGTTATTGCATCCCAGTTAATAAAACCCCTCGTcaggtaattttaaaataactacaataattgAACGAGGATCACTCCTTCCTCTATCAACATCGGGAATTTTGATATGCACTGTAGAGCCAATATTAGCGACCGCAAACTTTAAACCTTTATAGATGATACATATACcaaatattaacaatgaaaATCTTTTAATAACACGATAAACGTACATTGCGGTTACCGACAAAAAGGACGTCAATCTTATctgatttaatatgttatattaaattgttgaaaatattagaaCTATATTCATTCATcatgatatattgttatttacaatttgaCACATTAACGAAGTGATGCCAGgagtgtataaaataactagttaaagtataaattatataaattaccaacAAGCTTTAGTTATTTCATAAACTAACTGATTCAACACTTTAACTGTtaacatatataacatatattgtttagtgtaatcattgaaaacattaattaaaaaaacatttttttttttttttttttttaatttataatctaaattctaaagttatagattagtaaacacttattgaaatgaaataaaGAGTTTAGAATAaagaaatttatcaaataatttttaatttaatacgctGAAATAATACGTATCATTACAATGAAAATTGCAAGCCGgaggttaaattttttacaatggTAACTTTTTTGGTCGTCTGTTCACGTAAAATGGCTGTGGTAAAATGaatctacaaaaattaaaacatataaaacgaTATTAATTTGAACGTCTAAACACAACAGTCGTCAAACGGTCaaacatattaacaataaGAAATCAAccaaatta
This sequence is a window from Rhopalosiphum maidis isolate BTI-1 chromosome 1, ASM367621v3, whole genome shotgun sequence. Protein-coding genes within it:
- the LOC113560321 gene encoding inhibitor of growth protein 4-like, with product MASAPYLDQYLESLENLPIELLRNLTLLRDLDSRAREEMRDIDKMADHFMSNINLYSGNKKNRAIMQRKFDKIKEYSDDKVQLSIQTYEMVDKSIRELDPNLARLESEIQDRAIDAKKNAEEVKRGRKKNRGSEIWLKITSNEEAARYKISNKKLPKKGFSKMSSAGPSKTSSVSVVNNPKHPTKSVASAALKTAPLTGALVTAGAKHSPEVLDMPVDPNEPTYCLCNQVSYGEMIGCDNPDCPIEWFHFACVKLTTKPKGKWFCPKCTTNKKKN